In the genome of Zobellia nedashkovskayae, the window ATATGCTGTTAGAAGAAGCTACGTTTATGGAGAAGTTTCCATCAAAATCTGTTGTTGTACCTGTTGTAGTTCCTTTTACGATGACGTTTGCACCAGGAATTGGCATACCATCATCAGAACCTATTACAGTACCGGTAATAGTTAAATCTTGAACATCTGTAATGTTCAGGTTAATACTACTGCTTGTTACAGCGTATAAATTTGTACATGCGCCGCTTATTAGAAACCCTAAGATTCCTAATAGACCAGCTACATACTTTAAGTTGGTTTGTTTTCTTTTTTCAGTGGTCATAAAAGTGTTATTTAATAGTTTTTGTTGAATTAATTTTTTTGGACTCATACTGTAGATTATGTGTACTCAAAAATTGTTAAGCCAATGTTAAAAATAATTGAAGCCCGTATCGATAAATTATCATTCATTGATTATAAATTATTGTTCATTATCAGTTTGAATGACTTTAAAATAGGGTATTCGTAAAAATTGCGGGTAGAAAACTTCAAATTACTAGAGCGAAGAGTTGTGCAAGGATTACATCATTTTAAGGTTAAATTCCATGCAATTTTAAATAGTATTTGAAGAGGTAAAATGGGTAAGTCTAAATTATAGCGGTCTTGATTAGCTCGCACGCACTATAAATAGGACTGTTTTCTTGGGTAGCGAGATATTCTAACGGAATATGAAATTAAAATATTTGGATGCTTAAAATCTAATCACTGCAAAAAGCCAAGAAAAAATTTTAAGGTTAAAAAGTCTTTTTTCAACTTAAAATAGAGCAATTTAAAAAACATATGAAATTGCACAGATATTTATGCTTAGTACATAAATATCTCTCCTAATAGATACAAAAGGCTATTATTTTATAGCTTATGAATCATAATTTATGAGTCTTTATAATCATTCTCGGTAAAATTGTACAGAGCTAAAATTCCACCTAAAAACCCAAGTAAGTTTATTCCGGGTTTAATGGTTTCAGAATTTTTCGTTTTAAAAAATCAACTTTAATGATATCCTCAGGATATCTAAAATATATCAGATGAGAGTAAGGCTACATTTAATTTTATTTGTTTCGTTTTTAATGTTTTCATGTGCTTCCAAAAAAAAGGAAGTTGTCCAATTCTCTGCCGAGAAGGTGCTTGACGAAAATGTAAAGAAAATTAAGGAAGTACAAGAAACGGTAAAAAGCGTAGATCAATTTCCTAGAAATATTCCAAAAGGGCAGACCAATTGGGAAATGGTGGGTGTTCGTGATTGGTGTAGCGGTTTTTGGCCCGGTGTACTCTGGTACGCTTATGAGCAATCGAACGATTCGGAATTAAAGGAGAGTGCCATAAAATCTACAGAGGCATTAAAACCAATAGCTTATAGCCCCGCAGAAAACCATGATATTGGTTTTATGTTGTATTGTAGTTATGGTAATGGCTATAGATTAACGGGTAACGAAGATTATAAAAAGGTATTGTTGGCAGCTGCCGATACTTTGGCTACGCTTTACAACCCTAAAGTGGGTAGTATTTTATCATGGCCTATTAAGAAAAGCGAATTTGATCATAATACGATAGTAGATAATATGATGAATTTGGAACTGCTCTTTTGGGCGGCTAAGAATGGAGGTAGTAAAGATTTATATGACCTATCTGAAAGTCACGCACAGTTAACTATGGATTATCTAGTTAGAGAAGATGGCTCTATGTTTCATTTAGGATCTTTTGATAGTGAAACAGGAGAGTTTCTAAAAGGGATGACTCACCAAGGATATGCAGATGACTCTATGTGGGCCAGAGGGCAGACATGGGGTATTTACGGTTTTGCCATGGCCTATAGAGAGACGGGTAACAAAGATTTTTTAAACACGTCAATCAAACTATCGGATCATTTTTTAGAGCGCTTGCCCAAAGATGGCATTCCTTACTGGGATTTTGATGATCCTAAGATTCCGAATTCACCAAAGGATGCATCAGCCGCCGCTGTGGCTGCTTGTGGCTTTTTAGAGCTTTCTGAATTAGTTGAAGATTCAGTTTTAAAACAAAAGTATGTTGATGCAGCAAAAAAAATATTAGAGAAATTATCTAGTGAACCTTATTATAGTGGTGATACAAATCAATCTCTTCTTTTGCATTCTACAGGGCATCACCCAAATAACTCCGAAATAGATATCCCTATTGTTTATGCGGATTATTACTATATGGAAGCCTTGTTACGGTTGAAAAAACTTGAAACATCTAAATAAATGTAATGAAGTGTTAGAGGTTCTATCTAACAAAAAAAATAAAGTAGAAGTACAAATTGGTCTTTTATGTTAAGAATAGCTGCTACATTTAACGGGAGGTGTGAATTATAAAATAAAAACCGAATGAAAAATTTTAAAAGTAAAGTCTTACCTGTATTAATGTTTTTGGTTTTGGCCACAGCAACCAGCCAAAAAAGAGATACTCCCATTCCATCCTTGCCTAATGAGATTATCTATAAAATCATTGACGGTGATACTTTAAAAATGCAAGTGATATATCCTGATAAAATGAAACCAAAGAAAGAATACCCTGCAATAGTATTCTTTTTTGGTGGTGGGTGGAATGGTGGAACTACAAAGCAATTTGAGGACCAAGCAAAGTACTTCGCAACTAGGGGCATGGTTGGTTTTTTGGTTGATTACCGTGTCAAATCCAGACACCAGACTACACCCTTTGAATCCGTAAGCGATGCAAAATCGGCCATGAGGTTTGTAAGGGGTAATGCTGATAAATTTCAAATAGATCCTAATAAAATTATAGCTTCAGGGGGTTCTGCTGGAGGACATTTGGCTGCTGCAACGGCAACTTTAGACGGATTGGATGAATCTACAGACGACCTTTCTATAAGTGCAAAACCTAATGCCTTGGTGCTTTACAATCCGGTAATCGATAATGGACCTGATGGGTTTGAATACAAACGAATGAACGGCCGCCATATGGAGATATCACCAAAGCATAATATAAAGAAAGGTACTGCGCCTACCATAATTTTTCTAGGAACAAAAGATGCGTTAATACCAGTATCCACAATGGAAAAATATAAAGCAAAAATGGAGGAGGTAGGAAGCAGATGCGACCTCTTTTTGTACGAAGATCAAATCCATGGTTTTTTTAATAAATCTAAAAATAACGGAGAGTTTTATATTAAAACTACCAGGGAAGCAGATAAGTTTTTGCAATCTATCGGATTTTTAAAAGGGAAAACTCAAATCTAAAAATATTAAGTGTCTACATATGAAAAATAAAATAGTCGTCTTTGTTATTACCCTGTTGTTATTAGCCCCAAACCTTAGTTTTGGATTTCAACAACCTCAAAAAGTTAAAACCACTAACCTCAATTTAAAGAAGGTTAAAGGGCAAAAGAAAAGGAATGTCATCTTTATTTTAACAGATGACCACCGTTATGATTTTATGGGCTTTACAGGTAAGGTGCCGTGGCTAAAGACTCCAAATATGGATAAAATGGCAGCAGAAGGGGCACACATGAAAAATGCTTTTGTAACAACGTCTTTATGTTCGCCAAGTAGGGCCAGTATTTTAACGGGAGAATATTCTCATGTGCACACGATTGTAGATAATGTAGCGCCTAATCCTGGGAACTTGACTTTCTTTCCGGAGTACCTTCAAAAGGCCGGATACCAGACTTCTTTTTTTGGAAAATGGCATATGGGTGATCATAATGATAGCCCAAGACCTGGCTTTGATCATTGGGAAAGCTTTGCTGGTCAAGGAGATTACTATGCGCCCAACCTTAACATCAACGGAAAAAATACACAGTACGATAAGGAGACTTACGTAACTGATTTGTTGACAGAGCATGCAGTTGATTGGTTGGATAATAGAGATGCCGAAAAACCATTTTTCATGTATCTATCTCATAAAGCGGTTCATGCTATGTTTAAGCCTGCCAAGAGGCATGAGGGGATGTATGCGGGTAAAAAAATAGAAAAACCAGACTCGTATACCCAAACTATTGGTAGCGCCTATAAAAAGTTGAACTGGCCGGAATGGGTTAAAAAACAGCGGGATAGCTGGCATGGTGTAGATTATATGTATCATGGCACAGCAGATGGCACTTTTGATGATTTGGTGCAACGCTATTGCGAAACTTTAATGGGTGTTGATGAAAGTGTAGGCACCGTTATGGAATGGTTAAAAGCCAATGGTCTTGATGAGTCTACTATGGTTATTTATATGGGTGATAATGGATTTAGTTGGGGTGAACATGGTTTAATAGACAAGCGTCATTTTTACGAAGAGTCGGTTAAAGTGCCAATGTTAGTGCGTTGTCCAGAAATTTTTGAAGGAGGACAGACTATAGAACGCATGGTACAGAATGTAGATATAGCACCCACTATTTTAGAGTGTGCAGGACTGGAAAAGCCAGATTATATGCCGGGTAAATCATTTGTTCAATTGTTAAAAGGGGATGAAAACAACTGGCGCGATAAGATATTCTACGAATATTATTTTGAGTATGATTTTCCCATGACACCAACAGTTTTTGGAGTGAGAACAGATAAGTATAAATACATACGCTATAACGGTATTTGGGATACGAATGAACTCTATGATATAGAGAATGACCCTAACGAAATAGTCAACCTTATAGACAAGCCGGAATTACAACCCATGATAAAGGATTTTGCCAATAGTCTTTATGATTGGTTAGAAAATAGCGATGGAATGCAGATACCTTTAAAAAGGAATGTATACCATAGAATAGGGGATTACGAACACCCTAATCAATATTAATTTAAAAGACTTTGAACTAATTGGTTAAACAGTATAGAATATGCATGAATTTTAGAAAGACGATGCTTAAAATGAAAAGGAGGGAATTATGGATTTCGGCATGCGTTTTATTTGTTTCGATTATGGTAACTGGGCAAACAACAGATCACCCAAGAATTTATGTCACTGACCAAGAAAAGGAAGTTTTTGTAAAGTCGGTAGAAAATGTTGAATGGAAAAAGGAACTTGTTAGTAAAAAGAAGGAGCGTTTAGAAAAGTATATTACCTATTGGGAAAATGACCCAGAATGGTTGGTTTCAAGACTTCAAATGAATTGGAACACCAAACACACTAAAGTTTTTCTAAAGGGAGGTGAGTTTTCGCATTCAGAAGGAAAAGCTCCTGTGGCTACGGTTAGGTATTCTGGCACAAGAGATTGGGCAACGGATTATGTGCGTCCCAAGTTAGAGGATGTACAACCTTATTCTGATGACCCTCGCGGCTTATATTTAAAACATAAACAAACAGGAAAAATGGAATGGGTACATCCTTCCAAATCAGGTTTTGCAATTGATAAGATCAATGAGCAAATCTTGGAACTTGTGGAAGATGCCGCTTTTTTGCATTGGTTTACTGGTGAACAAAAGTATGCCGATTTTGCTGCTCCCGTTTTCTTTACCTATATGGAGGGAATGTATTATAGGGATGCTCCTATAGATTTGGAAAAATCGGCACAAGACAATATTTCTGGCCTCGCCACCTTTGAAGTTATTCATGAAGGCATTGTAGTCTCGCTGGTTACTACCTATGATTTTCTCTTTAATTATTTTAAGGCGAATAATAAGAAACTAGACACTTCGGTAGCCGTACTTCAGAAATGGGGAGACCAAATAATCAATAAGGGAATTCCTGATAATAATTGGAATTTATTCCAAGCTAGGTTTCTTACCTATATTGGTTTGGTTTTAGAGGGAAACCAAAATTACAAAAACGGAAAAGGGCAAGAATATTTTTTAGACCACACCTTTAATATTTCTACAGATAGGCAAATCGCTATCAAAGAAAGCTTATTAGTCTACGACCAAGAAAACGCCATGTGGCCAGAGTGCGCCTCATATTCCGTGCATGTCATTACTACCTTTTTACGAATCTTCACTTTGTTAGATCATGCTACAAATGCCAATGA includes:
- a CDS encoding glycoside hydrolase family 88 protein, coding for MRVRLHLILFVSFLMFSCASKKKEVVQFSAEKVLDENVKKIKEVQETVKSVDQFPRNIPKGQTNWEMVGVRDWCSGFWPGVLWYAYEQSNDSELKESAIKSTEALKPIAYSPAENHDIGFMLYCSYGNGYRLTGNEDYKKVLLAAADTLATLYNPKVGSILSWPIKKSEFDHNTIVDNMMNLELLFWAAKNGGSKDLYDLSESHAQLTMDYLVREDGSMFHLGSFDSETGEFLKGMTHQGYADDSMWARGQTWGIYGFAMAYRETGNKDFLNTSIKLSDHFLERLPKDGIPYWDFDDPKIPNSPKDASAAAVAACGFLELSELVEDSVLKQKYVDAAKKILEKLSSEPYYSGDTNQSLLLHSTGHHPNNSEIDIPIVYADYYYMEALLRLKKLETSK
- a CDS encoding alpha/beta hydrolase; this translates as MKNFKSKVLPVLMFLVLATATSQKRDTPIPSLPNEIIYKIIDGDTLKMQVIYPDKMKPKKEYPAIVFFFGGGWNGGTTKQFEDQAKYFATRGMVGFLVDYRVKSRHQTTPFESVSDAKSAMRFVRGNADKFQIDPNKIIASGGSAGGHLAAATATLDGLDESTDDLSISAKPNALVLYNPVIDNGPDGFEYKRMNGRHMEISPKHNIKKGTAPTIIFLGTKDALIPVSTMEKYKAKMEEVGSRCDLFLYEDQIHGFFNKSKNNGEFYIKTTREADKFLQSIGFLKGKTQI
- a CDS encoding sulfatase family protein, whose amino-acid sequence is MKNKIVVFVITLLLLAPNLSFGFQQPQKVKTTNLNLKKVKGQKKRNVIFILTDDHRYDFMGFTGKVPWLKTPNMDKMAAEGAHMKNAFVTTSLCSPSRASILTGEYSHVHTIVDNVAPNPGNLTFFPEYLQKAGYQTSFFGKWHMGDHNDSPRPGFDHWESFAGQGDYYAPNLNINGKNTQYDKETYVTDLLTEHAVDWLDNRDAEKPFFMYLSHKAVHAMFKPAKRHEGMYAGKKIEKPDSYTQTIGSAYKKLNWPEWVKKQRDSWHGVDYMYHGTADGTFDDLVQRYCETLMGVDESVGTVMEWLKANGLDESTMVIYMGDNGFSWGEHGLIDKRHFYEESVKVPMLVRCPEIFEGGQTIERMVQNVDIAPTILECAGLEKPDYMPGKSFVQLLKGDENNWRDKIFYEYYFEYDFPMTPTVFGVRTDKYKYIRYNGIWDTNELYDIENDPNEIVNLIDKPELQPMIKDFANSLYDWLENSDGMQIPLKRNVYHRIGDYEHPNQY